A genomic stretch from Syntrophaceae bacterium includes:
- a CDS encoding outer membrane beta-barrel protein, producing MEKKFGKGLIGLVAFLAAVLCMGSLAYAADYDDKDFSLRFPAALSRFSSYADVAATGGASAGSKWQSSSNPAALAWQSLTGTYRVSLNPQYSAIMFKEGTNLHVITGSVTKELEKYGTLQFAYAKARSNGDDTKQGIGFHYDMNYVQLQYGKRFSEDFALGAGFNYSSSEVDNKYGVLRLANSTSDTYGVRIGGLYRIAGNLLGGLVVDYSSSPSSTKYYDTTGLFGPVYIQVNDTTKQFTLRVGPSYEYMKDSTVSLDYQYGLFKNDTGNMEAHRVYAGIDHRIVDALFIRGGIAFDRNGFTGWTCGLGIYPTKQISIDLGYQYNMYPELESEFGRSHALVISLGVSF from the coding sequence ATGGAGAAAAAATTCGGAAAAGGTTTGATCGGGCTGGTCGCTTTTCTGGCCGCAGTGTTGTGTATGGGAAGCTTGGCCTATGCAGCCGATTATGATGACAAGGACTTTTCGTTGCGGTTCCCGGCCGCACTGAGCCGTTTCTCTTCATACGCAGATGTAGCCGCAACAGGCGGTGCATCGGCCGGAAGCAAGTGGCAGTCATCCTCAAATCCGGCCGCGCTTGCCTGGCAAAGCCTGACGGGGACCTATCGTGTGTCATTGAACCCGCAGTATTCAGCCATCATGTTTAAAGAAGGCACGAATCTGCATGTCATAACGGGATCTGTTACCAAGGAGTTAGAAAAATATGGGACCCTTCAATTTGCTTATGCAAAGGCCAGAAGCAATGGTGATGATACGAAGCAAGGTATTGGGTTTCACTACGACATGAACTATGTCCAGCTTCAATACGGGAAGCGTTTTTCGGAAGATTTTGCGTTAGGGGCAGGTTTCAATTATTCGTCGTCGGAAGTCGATAACAAGTACGGTGTTTTGAGGCTCGCAAATTCAACAAGTGACACCTATGGTGTTAGAATCGGTGGTCTTTATCGCATTGCGGGAAATCTCCTTGGAGGCTTGGTTGTTGATTATTCATCATCACCGTCATCAACAAAGTATTACGATACAACCGGCTTATTCGGACCTGTTTATATACAGGTAAATGATACGACAAAACAGTTCACCCTTCGTGTCGGCCCTTCGTATGAGTACATGAAGGATTCCACTGTCAGTCTTGATTATCAGTATGGCTTGTTCAAAAACGACACGGGCAACATGGAAGCTCATCGCGTCTATGCGGGAATCGACCATCGGATCGTGGATGCATTGTTTATCCGTGGCGGTATTGCATTCGATCGCAACGGTTTTACGGGCTGGACCTGCGGACTGGGCATATATCCGACCAAGCAGATCAGCATCGATCTGGGGTATCAATACAACATGTACCCTGAATTGGAGTCTGAATTTGGCCGGTCGCATGCTCTGGTCATATCGCTGGGGGTGTCGTTCTAA